One Mycobacterium kubicae genomic window carries:
- a CDS encoding flavin-containing monooxygenase, whose amino-acid sequence MANKRPVQVAIIGAGMSGICMAAKLQDAGMDSFTIFEKAEDVGGTWRDNTYPGLTCDVPSRYYSYSFRPNPEWSRFLPPGPEIQAYFQQVARERGLHRHIRFGTNVTAARYENGTWRLTTPEGEETFDVLVTATGVLRIPRYPDIAGRETFAGPAFHSARWDHSVELPDKRIGLIGTGSTGVQIVAELGGKVRGLKVFQRTAQWVYPMPNPRYSRLTRAAQARWPALSRLAYLFWGWFFRSIFGRAPIRAGWQRRLVQAECRWNLRLSVRDPQLRAKLTPKDQPMCKRQVLAGHFYRAVRQPGVEVITDRIDHIEPRGVVTADGALHELDVLVYATGFDARAYVRPLEIVGDGGVTLDEVWADGPMAYRSVAVPGFPNLFMMMGPHSPIGNQSLIPIAEDQADYVMWWIERLREGAVRAAAPSEAATKDYNESMKAAMPDTIWVTGCSSWYLGKDGLPELFPWTPETHRELLRRPEVADFDVRTA is encoded by the coding sequence ATGGCAAACAAGCGTCCGGTACAGGTTGCGATCATCGGCGCCGGGATGTCCGGCATCTGCATGGCGGCCAAGTTGCAGGACGCCGGCATGGATTCGTTCACCATTTTCGAGAAGGCAGAAGACGTCGGCGGCACGTGGCGCGACAACACCTATCCGGGTCTGACCTGTGACGTCCCGTCGCGCTATTACTCGTACTCGTTTCGGCCCAACCCCGAATGGTCGCGCTTTCTGCCGCCCGGCCCCGAGATCCAGGCCTACTTCCAGCAGGTCGCCCGCGAGCGCGGATTGCACCGGCACATCCGGTTCGGCACCAACGTGACCGCGGCCCGATACGAGAACGGGACATGGCGGCTGACAACGCCCGAGGGCGAGGAAACGTTCGACGTGCTCGTCACCGCGACCGGAGTGCTGCGGATACCCCGCTATCCCGACATTGCGGGACGAGAAACGTTCGCCGGACCGGCCTTTCATTCCGCGCGCTGGGACCATTCCGTGGAGTTGCCCGACAAGCGCATCGGGCTCATCGGCACCGGCTCAACCGGTGTGCAGATTGTGGCCGAACTCGGCGGTAAAGTGCGGGGGCTCAAGGTCTTCCAACGCACCGCGCAGTGGGTCTACCCGATGCCCAACCCGCGGTACTCCCGGCTGACCCGAGCGGCGCAAGCCCGATGGCCCGCGTTGAGCAGGCTCGCCTACCTGTTCTGGGGCTGGTTCTTCAGATCGATATTCGGCCGGGCGCCGATCCGTGCGGGCTGGCAACGACGGCTGGTCCAGGCCGAATGCCGGTGGAACTTGCGGCTATCGGTGCGCGACCCGCAGTTGCGGGCCAAGCTGACGCCAAAGGACCAGCCGATGTGCAAGCGGCAGGTGTTGGCCGGGCACTTCTACCGAGCGGTGCGACAACCCGGCGTCGAGGTGATCACCGATCGGATCGACCATATCGAGCCTCGCGGCGTTGTCACCGCGGACGGCGCCCTGCACGAACTCGATGTCCTGGTGTATGCCACCGGCTTCGATGCCCGGGCATATGTGCGGCCGCTGGAGATCGTCGGCGACGGCGGGGTCACCTTGGACGAGGTGTGGGCCGACGGCCCCATGGCGTACCGGTCTGTCGCGGTGCCCGGATTTCCCAACTTGTTCATGATGATGGGCCCGCACTCACCGATCGGTAACCAGTCCCTGATACCGATCGCCGAAGACCAAGCCGATTACGTGATGTGGTGGATCGAGCGGCTGCGCGAAGGTGCGGTGCGCGCGGCCGCTCCCAGCGAGGCGGCGACCAAGGACTACAACGAGAGCATGAAAGCCGCCATGCCCGACACCATCTGGGTGACCGGCTGCAGCAGCTGGTACCTCGGTAAAGACGGGCTGCCCGAGCTGTTTCCGTGGACACCGGAAACCCATCGCGAACTTCTGCGCCGACCCGAGGTGGCAGACTTCGACGTGCGCACCGCCTAG
- a CDS encoding alpha/beta hydrolase, translated as METVEYAPGRSADVFGDPTNPPVLLWHGMQTDARAAVRPLAELIAGHGAAVVAPDWNSHSDDGGRSDLLGSLDFVRNHARGGHGIVLVGWSMGGAAAAGLTFDAARHDVTLAHTVCLAGAFMAPDPISGRALTHGLSGNQAGSPFTLLHGRADDVVPVSASRDFAAYLERVGWPVDLVELDADHGSIAGADYDTVADRYEPGRSDEARRAAKDVAVRIAAILPS; from the coding sequence ATGGAGACGGTGGAATATGCCCCGGGGCGCAGCGCAGATGTCTTCGGTGACCCCACAAATCCTCCGGTGCTGCTGTGGCATGGCATGCAGACCGATGCCCGCGCGGCCGTGCGGCCCCTGGCCGAGTTGATCGCTGGTCACGGCGCCGCGGTGGTGGCGCCGGACTGGAATTCGCACAGCGACGACGGCGGCCGCAGCGACCTGTTGGGATCGCTCGACTTCGTGCGGAACCACGCCCGTGGCGGCCACGGCATTGTGCTGGTTGGCTGGTCGATGGGCGGTGCGGCCGCGGCCGGACTGACCTTCGATGCGGCCCGCCACGACGTCACCCTGGCGCATACCGTCTGCCTGGCCGGAGCGTTCATGGCGCCCGACCCCATCTCGGGGCGCGCGCTGACCCACGGGCTCTCTGGTAACCAGGCCGGGTCGCCATTCACCTTGCTGCATGGTCGGGCAGACGACGTCGTGCCGGTGTCGGCTAGCCGGGACTTCGCCGCGTACCTCGAGCGGGTCGGCTGGCCGGTGGACTTGGTCGAGTTGGACGCCGACCACGGATCCATCGCTGGGGCGGATTACGACACGGTCGCCGATCGGTACGAGCCGGGGCGAAGCGACGAGGCGCGCAGGGCGGCAAAGGACGTCGCCGTGCGCATAGCGGCAATTCTGCCCTCCTAA
- the cobG gene encoding precorrin-3B synthase yields MVRVRHTDACPGALQVHQAADGALVRVRVPGGMITAAQLATLAKVSTELGAGTLELTARGNIQVRGITDVAAAAEAIAGAGLLPSVSHERVRNIVASPLSGRVGGRTDIRPWVSDLDAAVCAEPALAGLGGRFWFSLDDGRGDVSGLAADIGIHVFGDGIGLLIGGRDTGMRVEDPVTTLVELARRFSDIRGTAWRVAELDNVNDLLPGVRLGTAFPPVTKGPVGWLSQDDGRVTLGAAVPLGVLPARVAEFLAAIEAPMVITPWRSVLVCDLDEAVADVALRVLAPLGLVFDENSPWLTVSACTGSPGCAHSAADVRADATRMLDDDAEVHRHFVGCERACGSPLVGEVLVATGDGYRLLKHLG; encoded by the coding sequence ATGGTCAGAGTGCGGCACACCGACGCCTGCCCGGGCGCGCTGCAAGTTCACCAGGCGGCCGACGGCGCGCTGGTGCGGGTTCGGGTTCCCGGCGGCATGATCACGGCCGCCCAGTTGGCCACGCTGGCCAAAGTGTCGACGGAACTGGGCGCCGGGACGCTGGAGCTGACCGCCCGCGGCAACATCCAGGTGCGCGGGATCACTGACGTGGCGGCGGCCGCCGAAGCGATTGCCGGCGCCGGACTGCTGCCGTCCGTCAGCCACGAGCGGGTCCGCAACATCGTCGCGTCACCGCTGTCGGGCCGAGTCGGCGGCAGGACCGACATCCGCCCGTGGGTGAGCGACCTAGACGCGGCTGTCTGCGCCGAGCCCGCCCTGGCCGGGTTGGGCGGACGGTTCTGGTTCAGTCTCGACGACGGCCGTGGCGATGTATCCGGTCTGGCCGCCGATATCGGTATCCACGTGTTCGGTGACGGGATCGGCTTGTTGATCGGCGGGCGCGACACCGGAATGCGGGTCGAGGATCCCGTCACCACGTTGGTCGAACTGGCGCGTCGATTCAGCGATATCCGCGGAACGGCCTGGCGGGTAGCGGAATTGGACAATGTCAACGACCTACTGCCAGGTGTGCGGCTGGGTACCGCGTTCCCGCCGGTGACCAAGGGACCGGTCGGCTGGCTGTCACAAGATGACGGCCGGGTGACACTGGGTGCTGCGGTGCCGCTGGGCGTGTTGCCGGCACGCGTAGCGGAATTCTTGGCCGCCATCGAGGCCCCGATGGTCATCACCCCGTGGCGATCGGTGCTGGTGTGTGATCTCGACGAAGCCGTGGCCGACGTCGCGTTACGGGTGCTGGCGCCGCTGGGCTTGGTGTTCGACGAGAACTCCCCGTGGTTGACCGTCAGCGCCTGCACCGGCAGCCCCGGCTGTGCCCACTCGGCCGCCGATGTGCGGGCGGACGCGACGCGCATGCTCGACGACGACGCGGAAGTGCACCGACACTTCGTCGGCTGCGAACGCGCTTGCGGCAGCCCACTTGTTGGTGAGGTGCTGGTCGCCACCGGCGACGGTTACCGGTTGCTCAAGCATCTAGGGTGA
- a CDS encoding precorrin-8X methylmutase → MLDYIRDAAEIYRQSFAAIRAEADLARFPADVARVVVRLIHTCGQVDVADHVAYTDDVVARAHAALRAGAPVLCDSSMVAAGITAARLPADNEVVSLVADPRAAERAARTHTTRSAAGVDLWANRLPGAVVAIGNAPTALFRLLELIDEGVDPPAAVLGGPVGFVGSAQSKQELIERPRGMSYLVVQGRRGGSAMAAAAVNAIANERE, encoded by the coding sequence GTGCTCGACTACATCCGCGACGCGGCGGAGATCTATCGCCAGTCGTTTGCGGCCATCCGCGCCGAAGCCGACCTGGCCCGGTTCCCCGCCGACGTCGCGCGCGTGGTGGTGCGGCTGATTCACACGTGCGGACAGGTCGACGTCGCCGACCACGTTGCCTATACCGACGACGTCGTGGCCCGCGCCCACGCCGCCCTGCGCGCCGGTGCGCCCGTGCTCTGTGATTCGTCGATGGTGGCCGCCGGAATCACCGCGGCGCGGCTGCCCGCTGACAACGAAGTCGTGTCGCTGGTCGCCGATCCCCGCGCGGCCGAGCGAGCCGCCCGCACGCACACCACCCGCTCTGCTGCCGGTGTGGACCTGTGGGCCAACCGGCTGCCCGGCGCGGTCGTGGCCATCGGCAATGCGCCGACCGCGTTGTTCCGGCTTCTGGAACTGATCGACGAGGGAGTCGATCCGCCGGCCGCGGTGCTGGGCGGGCCGGTCGGGTTCGTGGGGTCGGCGCAATCCAAGCAGGAGCTCATCGAGCGACCCCGCGGCATGTCGTATCTGGTGGTGCAAGGCCGCCGCGGCGGCAGTGCCATGGCCGCCGCGGCCGTCAACGCGATCGCGAACGAGCGGGAATGA
- a CDS encoding precorrin-2 C(20)-methyltransferase, translating into MTERGTLWGVGLGPGDPELVTVKAARVIGDADVVAYHSARHGRSIARGIAERYLRPGQIEEHLVYPVTTETTDHPGGYAGALADFYVEATQRIARHLDAGRNVALLAEGDPLFYSSYMHLHTRLTERFNAVIVPGVTSVSAASAAIATPLVAGDEVLSVLPGTLPVAELTRRLADADAAVILKLGRSYHNVREALSASGQLDHAYYVERASTPGQRVLPAADVDDSSVPYFSLAMLPGGRRRGQPAGSVAVVGLGPGDLDWMTPQSRRELACATDLIGYSTYLDRVPARDGQRRHASDNTDEPARARLACTLAEQGHAVAVVSSGDPGVFAMATAVLEEAKQWPGVQVRVIPAMTAAQAVASRVGAPLGHDYAVISLSDRLKPWEVIAARLTAAAAADLVLAIYNPASKSRTWQVGAMRDLLLEHREPGTPVVIGRNVSGPDEEVRVVRLADLDPAEVDMRCLLLIGSSQTQWHTTDYGDRVFTPRRYPG; encoded by the coding sequence ATGACCGAGCGGGGCACGCTGTGGGGTGTCGGGTTAGGACCCGGTGATCCGGAATTGGTGACCGTGAAGGCAGCGCGGGTGATCGGTGATGCCGACGTGGTGGCCTATCACAGCGCCCGCCACGGACGCAGCATCGCGCGCGGAATCGCCGAACGGTACTTGCGGCCCGGTCAAATCGAAGAACATCTGGTCTATCCGGTGACCACAGAGACCACCGATCATCCCGGCGGCTACGCCGGCGCGCTCGCAGACTTCTACGTGGAGGCCACCCAGCGCATTGCGCGGCACCTGGATGCCGGACGCAATGTGGCGCTGCTCGCCGAAGGCGACCCGCTGTTCTACAGCTCGTATATGCACCTGCACACCCGACTCACCGAGCGCTTCAACGCCGTCATCGTGCCGGGCGTGACGTCGGTCAGCGCCGCCTCCGCGGCCATCGCGACTCCGCTGGTGGCCGGTGACGAGGTGCTGTCGGTCCTGCCGGGCACGTTGCCGGTGGCCGAGCTGACCCGCCGACTCGCCGACGCTGACGCCGCCGTCATCCTCAAGCTAGGCCGGTCGTATCACAATGTCCGCGAAGCACTTTCGGCATCGGGACAACTCGACCATGCATACTACGTGGAGCGGGCGAGCACGCCGGGACAGCGCGTGTTGCCCGCCGCCGACGTCGACGACAGCAGCGTGCCGTACTTCTCCCTGGCGATGCTGCCGGGTGGGCGGCGGCGCGGACAGCCCGCCGGCAGCGTCGCGGTAGTGGGACTCGGCCCCGGCGATCTGGACTGGATGACACCCCAGAGCCGCCGCGAATTAGCCTGTGCCACAGACCTTATCGGGTACAGCACTTATCTTGATCGAGTTCCGGCGCGCGATGGGCAGCGCCGTCACGCCAGCGACAACACCGACGAACCTGCCCGCGCCCGACTGGCCTGCACCTTGGCCGAGCAAGGGCACGCGGTGGCCGTGGTGTCCTCGGGTGACCCGGGGGTATTCGCCATGGCGACGGCGGTGCTCGAAGAAGCCAAACAGTGGCCCGGCGTACAGGTTCGGGTCATCCCGGCAATGACCGCCGCCCAAGCCGTCGCCAGCCGAGTGGGCGCACCCCTTGGGCACGACTACGCCGTCATCTCACTTTCCGACCGGCTCAAGCCCTGGGAGGTGATCGCCGCACGGCTCACCGCCGCCGCGGCCGCCGACTTGGTGCTGGCCATCTACAACCCGGCGTCCAAGTCGCGGACCTGGCAAGTGGGTGCGATGCGCGACCTGCTGCTCGAGCACCGCGAGCCGGGCACGCCGGTGGTCATCGGACGTAACGTGTCGGGACCCGACGAAGAAGTCCGAGTGGTGCGATTGGCCGATCTGGATCCCGCAGAAGTCGACATGCGCTGCCTATTGCTCATCGGTTCGTCCCAAACCCAATGGCACACCACCGATTACGGGGATCGGGTGTTCACGCCCAGGCGTTACCCGGGCTGA
- a CDS encoding PPE family protein → MTVWFALPPEVHSALLSSGPGPESLLAAVEAWSALSTEFADAADELMAVLGAVQAGAWAGPTAEQYVAAHGPYLGWLLDSAAKSTAAAALHQTAAAAYTAALASMPTLAELAANHAIHAVLVATNFFGINTIPIALNEADYVRMWVQAAETMTGYQAATESAVAAVPATQPAPPIAKSADASPTQQLSNLSTSWQDQLTAWLKSYTSNFAWPVSKDLNPGGWPIPAVPFVNGITSALSNIPGLSPALATAIGWAIFHTLMIFWPFGQQAIALAQLAIVPAIAVLSAAGGTAVVAGAATTVGIAVPLSVATPLATAAAAPAGALPVPGTAGVVPTVSHAPMAHGPTATTVANPVGGGPAGGGPGVGFGPTATDSTGLTAGIGDSLYAVGLSGLSAKGNASSKARDKAPEPNPDDVDAPAAAAAAAAGRARRRRRMGGDAKVHGNRYEYLDPEPITASDAGAGPVGFAGAAPTFGAQSEQAAGLITLSANEFDDAPGVPMLPSSWGDGGQPG, encoded by the coding sequence ATGACGGTCTGGTTCGCCTTGCCGCCCGAGGTCCATTCAGCGCTGCTGAGCAGTGGGCCGGGGCCCGAGTCGCTCTTGGCGGCCGTCGAGGCATGGTCGGCGCTGAGCACGGAATTCGCCGACGCGGCAGACGAGCTGATGGCCGTACTCGGCGCCGTCCAGGCGGGCGCGTGGGCCGGTCCGACCGCTGAGCAGTACGTCGCGGCCCACGGCCCCTATCTCGGTTGGTTGCTCGACAGTGCCGCCAAGAGCACTGCGGCGGCGGCTCTGCATCAAACGGCCGCCGCCGCGTATACCGCCGCGCTGGCCAGCATGCCCACGCTGGCCGAGCTCGCCGCCAACCACGCGATTCATGCGGTGTTGGTGGCGACGAACTTCTTCGGAATCAACACCATCCCGATCGCGCTGAACGAAGCCGATTACGTGCGCATGTGGGTGCAAGCCGCCGAGACGATGACCGGCTATCAGGCGGCCACCGAGTCGGCCGTGGCGGCCGTGCCCGCGACTCAACCCGCACCGCCGATAGCCAAATCAGCGGATGCGTCGCCTACCCAACAGTTGAGCAACCTCTCCACGTCGTGGCAGGACCAGCTCACCGCGTGGCTGAAGAGTTACACGTCGAACTTCGCCTGGCCGGTGTCGAAGGACCTGAACCCCGGCGGTTGGCCCATCCCTGCGGTGCCGTTCGTCAACGGGATCACGTCCGCCCTTTCGAATATTCCTGGCCTGTCACCGGCGCTTGCCACCGCGATCGGCTGGGCCATCTTCCACACGCTGATGATTTTCTGGCCCTTCGGCCAACAGGCGATCGCGTTGGCTCAATTGGCAATAGTGCCGGCGATCGCGGTCCTGTCGGCCGCGGGAGGCACGGCCGTGGTAGCAGGTGCGGCGACGACGGTCGGCATCGCGGTTCCGCTGTCGGTCGCGACGCCGTTGGCAACGGCCGCCGCTGCACCGGCCGGCGCGTTGCCGGTCCCCGGCACGGCCGGGGTCGTTCCCACCGTCAGCCACGCCCCGATGGCCCACGGTCCCACGGCGACCACCGTGGCGAATCCCGTTGGTGGGGGACCGGCCGGGGGTGGCCCGGGCGTCGGCTTCGGTCCGACGGCCACCGACTCGACGGGTTTGACGGCGGGCATCGGTGACTCCCTGTACGCCGTGGGCCTGTCCGGGTTGTCGGCCAAGGGCAACGCCAGCAGCAAAGCGCGGGACAAGGCTCCCGAGCCGAACCCCGACGACGTCGACGCCCCAGCGGCTGCGGCTGCGGCAGCCGCCGGTCGGGCCCGGCGCCGCCGGCGCATGGGCGGTGATGCCAAAGTGCATGGCAACCGCTACGAATACCTGGATCCCGAACCCATCACGGCATCCGATGCCGGAGCGGGCCCGGTCGGATTCGCCGGGGCCGCGCCCACCTTCGGTGCGCAATCCGAGCAGGCGGCCGGGCTGATCACGTTGTCCGCCAACGAATTCGACGACGCGCCGGGCGTGCCGATGCTGCCCAGCAGCTGGGGCGACGGCGGTCAGCCCGGGTAA